In Sphingobacterium zeae, one genomic interval encodes:
- a CDS encoding thiol-activated cytolysin family protein: MIKYITLLLFLGTGFPKIAVGQDQKSTVITVKSPEELYVGAVLEQHTINSPIPPVLNVILDNIIVNFGGLNVKSKVIKTEKTSFYKAIEEALQGKRSDNRRFSFDIKELNGYNDVSLYFGQQIDLTSWFSITETAKKPRTLLAINMEKIAFTVDMDLPAEGTFNTNKELLNKYDINDLIYINTLSFGRKAVVIVESDLAGTLVKEALSAQLKGNKLADKERAVLANCNYHVAFLGGRHTDLDFSAGQLLQQLINYIDATLDVNNYGDPISYKAAYLKNHQIFYNSY, translated from the coding sequence ATGATTAAATACATCACACTACTTCTCTTTTTAGGAACCGGATTTCCAAAGATTGCCGTTGGTCAAGACCAGAAGTCAACCGTCATAACGGTTAAATCACCTGAAGAATTATATGTCGGAGCAGTATTAGAACAGCATACAATAAATTCTCCGATTCCTCCGGTTCTGAATGTCATATTAGATAATATTATCGTCAATTTTGGTGGCTTAAATGTTAAGAGTAAAGTCATAAAAACCGAAAAAACATCATTTTACAAGGCAATTGAAGAGGCTCTACAAGGGAAACGCTCGGATAACAGGCGCTTTTCATTTGATATAAAAGAATTGAATGGCTATAATGATGTTTCTCTTTATTTTGGACAGCAGATTGATCTGACAAGTTGGTTCTCCATCACCGAAACGGCAAAGAAACCTCGGACATTACTGGCTATCAATATGGAAAAGATTGCTTTTACAGTGGATATGGACTTACCTGCCGAAGGAACTTTTAACACAAATAAAGAACTTCTCAATAAATACGATATAAATGACCTCATTTATATCAATACACTTTCTTTCGGAAGAAAAGCCGTTGTTATCGTCGAATCGGACTTAGCTGGTACATTGGTCAAAGAAGCGTTATCCGCTCAGCTTAAAGGGAACAAGCTTGCTGATAAAGAAAGAGCTGTTCTCGCAAACTGCAATTATCATGTTGCTTTCCTTGGAGGGCGTCACACTGATTTAGATTTCAGTGCCGGACAACTATTGCAACAACTAATAAATTATATTGATGCAACGTTGGATGTAAACAATTACGGAGATCCTATCTCTTATAAGGCCGCTTATTTAAAGAATCACCAAATTTTTTATAATTCATATTAA
- a CDS encoding nuclear transport factor 2 family protein: protein MNTLVKTFAAAALIAVSTFAMAAEGPGAKATKANVNLSTADFALAHYVVVTTEGESAGVEQLFAENFSQKIQASNAQNHRSSEVVKLLKKQKKEKLNCTVSTDIIEESADYMVAKVTLKFENFTKTDLVTLERAGNNWKVFKSINSYK, encoded by the coding sequence ATGAATACGCTAGTAAAAACATTCGCAGCAGCAGCTTTAATCGCAGTATCTACATTTGCTATGGCAGCTGAAGGACCAGGAGCAAAAGCAACAAAAGCAAACGTTAACCTTTCCACAGCAGACTTTGCTTTAGCGCACTATGTTGTGGTAACGACTGAAGGAGAATCAGCAGGAGTAGAGCAGTTATTCGCAGAAAATTTCAGCCAAAAAATCCAAGCATCCAACGCGCAAAATCATAGGAGTAGCGAAGTGGTCAAACTATTGAAAAAACAAAAAAAAGAGAAGCTGAACTGTACAGTAAGCACTGATATAATCGAAGAATCTGCTGATTATATGGTCGCTAAAGTGACTTTAAAATTTGAAAACTTCACCAAAACAGATTTAGTTACTTTGGAACGAGCAGGCAATAATTGGAAAGTATTTAAATCAATTAATTCGTATAAGTAG
- a CDS encoding nucleotidyl transferase AbiEii/AbiGii toxin family protein, producing MSKKEEYAEQVRLLIRLLPIIDKEDCFALKGGTAINLFYRDLPRLSIDIDLLYLPMEDRDASLENIRAALARITDSIKKSIAGAQVQNTTLQQDNSLRIIVSLNDVRVKIELSPVIRGSLFPAVRMEVRPQVEKEFGYAEMLVASHPDLYAGKLCAALDRQHPRDLFDVKQLYENEGLTEELRKTFLVFLISHFRPMAELLNPNRKDISGIYEMEFAQMAEIEVSLEELLSIREKLIADINKEMTDSERKFLLSVKNKTPDWALLGLDAALVSELPSVKWRLINLNKMSENKHVTAYKNLEAVLYP from the coding sequence ATGAGTAAGAAAGAAGAATATGCTGAGCAGGTCCGTTTATTGATCCGATTGTTACCTATAATCGATAAAGAAGACTGTTTTGCACTTAAAGGCGGTACGGCTATTAATTTGTTTTATAGAGATTTGCCAAGGCTTTCCATAGACATCGATTTGTTGTATCTGCCAATGGAGGATCGCGACGCCTCTCTTGAAAATATCAGAGCTGCATTAGCGAGAATAACAGATTCCATAAAGAAATCGATTGCAGGTGCCCAAGTTCAAAATACAACACTACAACAGGATAATTCTTTACGAATAATAGTTTCACTTAATGATGTTCGTGTTAAAATAGAACTATCTCCTGTTATACGTGGAAGCCTTTTCCCAGCTGTCAGAATGGAAGTGCGACCGCAGGTTGAAAAAGAATTTGGTTATGCTGAAATGCTAGTTGCATCACACCCAGATCTGTATGCTGGTAAACTTTGCGCTGCCCTAGATCGTCAACATCCCCGTGATTTGTTTGATGTAAAACAGTTATACGAAAATGAAGGATTAACGGAAGAATTACGAAAAACATTTCTTGTATTTTTAATAAGTCATTTTCGACCGATGGCAGAACTGCTTAATCCAAACCGAAAAGATATCTCAGGTATATATGAAATGGAGTTTGCGCAAATGGCAGAAATTGAAGTTTCTTTAGAGGAGCTACTTTCTATACGGGAGAAACTGATTGCAGATATCAACAAGGAGATGACTGATAGTGAACGTAAATTTTTACTCTCTGTCAAAAATAAGACACCTGATTGGGCACTCTTAGGATTGGACGCAGCTTTAGTCTCGGAACTTCCTTCAGTGAAATGGAGATTAATCAATTTAAATAAAATGTCAGAGAATAAACACGTGACCGCTTACAAAAATCTAGAAGCTGTCCTATATCCTTAA